GATAGCACCATACTCTTCTGTTTATCATGATTCTATCGTTAAAACTTTGCTTTAACGCCAAACAATACATACCCGCTTAAAATAGAAGTTACTCTTTGATCTAAAACATTAGCGCTGCCTATATTCTCAATAATGTTCTGATTTGTTAAATTAAAAATATTATCTCCAATAAGGCTGAACTCCCAAATCGAGCCTTTCTTTTTGTATTTAAGTTTTGGACTTAACGAAAACAAATCCCTTTCAACATTAGATGTTCTATATATATTATACATTGAATTTAAATTCCAAGACCATTCTTTTAAAAAGTTTCCATTTAAATTTAAATAAGGTTTAGCAATTAATAAATTCGATTTATTCTCGTTATTATAAAAGATACTTTTCGAGTATTTATAGCCTATATCGAAGTATACTGGAGAATTTTTAAAAGTTGAATTAATTTTTAAAAGGCTAGATATGTTTTCATTTTTAAATATGCTTTTCACACTATTTTGAAAATAATCTTTTTCTGAAAAGTCATAAGACAGGCTACCGGAAAAAGAAAGAGGTAAACCCTTAAACTCTTTATCAAAAAACACAAAAGTATTAAACGTTTTATCTTTATCGATTACAACGTTTTTCGAAATTGAGACATTAGAAGCGTTTAAGAAATTATTATTAACGGACTTGTTCTTTATATTAAGCGAGGAATTAAATATAAACGATGATTTCCTTTTAGCATTAAATACGAATTGGCTTAAATTAAATTGATGGTAAGGAAATATATCGTTAAATAATACATTTTCATTTATAGTTAAATTACGATAATTTTTAATAATATTCTCATCAATTAAATTATCGATAGTTGTAGTTGCATTAGAATAATTATAAGACAGTTTAGCTATTTTATTACTAGAAAACACTGCTTTAATAGAAGATTTAACATCTAAATAATTAACAGCATCAGGCTCGCTATTAAACTTATTATAAACATCATTAAAACCAACACCTAAAGAGTAACTTAAAACCTGGTTTATTCTAAAAGTGAATTCTGTTCCGATAGTATTTGAAAATCTACTTAGCGTTAAATCATTATTAAAAGCTAATTGATTTCTTACTTCTGAAAACAACTGGCTATTGCTATAAATACTTTCTAAAAAAAACTTAACACTTGTTTTTTCTCTTCTTATTGTGTAGTCTAGATTAAACCCAACTTCTTTTGAATCTTTATAAAAATTTTGATCAATAGAAAACATATTATTTTCAAAATCTAAATCTAAAAACGCGTCATCTGAATTGATTCTAATATCATTTTCGCTTTTATTATAATTGAAAAACAAATTTGAAGTCAATGTGCTAATATTCAAATTCTTTTTAAAAGATAAGTTTGAGTTGAATACTGTTTTTTTGGGATGATAGTTTTCTTCAATAAATTGCACACCATCATCGAAATTATTTTCAATACGATTGTTTTGATTTGTATTATCTATACTTAAATTATTATTAAAGCTTAAAACTGTTTGATTATTAAATCTATAAATTGACTTTAATTTTAGAGCTGCAAAATAATTTGCTTCTGTAGTCAAATTTTGTTCATTAATTTTAATAGCCTCTAAAGAAGGGTTTAAAATGGTGTTTCTAAAAAAAGATTCTTCTTGATTTGTGTTATTAAAAATGCTATAAAAATCAATTTTAGCTTTTTTATTTACGTTAAAAATAGAGCTAACACTTAAAAACTTGTTTGATCTAGATTTCACCTTATCTCCTGCAATTACAAACCTTGGCACATCTTCTAAATTTGTAAATGTTACTTCACTATCTCCACTACTTGATTTAGTTTCAGAGCCCTCTATTAGACTAAAATAGTCTTCAACACCAATAGGAGATTCCCCTGTATTATTAATATTGGTTAGCGCTGTGAATTTAATTTTTTTATGAAAATTAAAAACAGGAAGATTAAGTTTGTATTTATCTTTTACACCTACGTAAGCTTCTACATTACCGGTGAATTTATTTTTAAAATCTTCTTTAATATTAACATTTAAAGCGGTTACACCTGTATTATCGTTTTTTGTGACAGATTCAAAATCTTTATAATTTCTTATTAACTCAACATTTTTCACCATCTCTGATGATAGGTTTTCTGTTGCCAATTGATGCTGACTCTTAAATAAATCTTCCCCATCCACAAGCAGTTTATCAATTGTTTTGCCATTTGCGGTAATTTTTCCATTATCGTTTATACCTAAACCTGGCAGTTTTGTAATAATATCTTTTAAATTCTCTTCAGTACCATTTAAAAATTTATCAATTTTATAAAGTGTTTTATCTCCTTTTTGGAAAACGCCATTATTGTCAGCTTTTAATATCACTTCATCCAACTCTGTATTACTCTCTGTTAGCACTATTAATCCCAAATCTAAATCGGAACTTTTTAAGCTAATATTTTGCTCATTCGCCTTATAGCCCAAATTGCTTATTTTTAGGATATAATTTCCTGAATCTATTTTTACATTAAAAAAACCATCTTTGTTCGATGCTCCAAAAGCAATGGTGTTACCGTCAAAATTTTTGATAATAACATTTGCGCCTTCAATTGCTAAAGAATCCTCGTTTATAATGGTTCCGTTAACAACATAATCTTGCCCAAATAATGAAAAAGGTACAAATAAAAAAAAGCAGATATACTGCTTAATTTTATTTACATATTTGTTACAACTAAATTTGCCTTTCATTTATCTATTCTTAATATATTCCTGAACGGTAAGCATTTTAGTTTTATTTGTAGGCTCGGCTATTTCCATATTTTCGCCTTTAAAATATTTTAATTTTTCAAATTTTATAAAGGTGTTTTTTTCGACCTCTATTTGCAAAATCATACCCGGTAAGCCGCTATAGTCCATT
The window above is part of the Algibacter sp. L3A6 genome. Proteins encoded here:
- a CDS encoding carboxypeptidase-like regulatory domain-containing protein; protein product: MKGKFSCNKYVNKIKQYICFFLFVPFSLFGQDYVVNGTIINEDSLAIEGANVIIKNFDGNTIAFGASNKDGFFNVKIDSGNYILKISNLGYKANEQNISLKSSDLDLGLIVLTESNTELDEVILKADNNGVFQKGDKTLYKIDKFLNGTEENLKDIITKLPGLGINDNGKITANGKTIDKLLVDGEDLFKSQHQLATENLSSEMVKNVELIRNYKDFESVTKNDNTGVTALNVNIKEDFKNKFTGNVEAYVGVKDKYKLNLPVFNFHKKIKFTALTNINNTGESPIGVEDYFSLIEGSETKSSSGDSEVTFTNLEDVPRFVIAGDKVKSRSNKFLSVSSIFNVNKKAKIDFYSIFNNTNQEESFFRNTILNPSLEAIKINEQNLTTEANYFAALKLKSIYRFNNQTVLSFNNNLSIDNTNQNNRIENNFDDGVQFIEENYHPKKTVFNSNLSFKKNLNISTLTSNLFFNYNKSENDIRINSDDAFLDLDFENNMFSIDQNFYKDSKEVGFNLDYTIRREKTSVKFFLESIYSNSQLFSEVRNQLAFNNDLTLSRFSNTIGTEFTFRINQVLSYSLGVGFNDVYNKFNSEPDAVNYLDVKSSIKAVFSSNKIAKLSYNYSNATTTIDNLIDENIIKNYRNLTINENVLFNDIFPYHQFNLSQFVFNAKRKSSFIFNSSLNIKNKSVNNNFLNASNVSISKNVVIDKDKTFNTFVFFDKEFKGLPLSFSGSLSYDFSEKDYFQNSVKSIFKNENISSLLKINSTFKNSPVYFDIGYKYSKSIFYNNENKSNLLIAKPYLNLNGNFLKEWSWNLNSMYNIYRTSNVERDLFSLSPKLKYKKKGSIWEFSLIGDNIFNLTNQNIIENIGSANVLDQRVTSILSGYVLFGVKAKF